Proteins co-encoded in one Aminivibrio pyruvatiphilus genomic window:
- a CDS encoding C4-dicarboxylate TRAP transporter substrate-binding protein — MFGKMTRIALCLALVFTLFAGAQQVLAAEYEIKIAYENNPGEPTDVGVQEWARILKEISGGKVEAVLYPSSQLGAKKDVLEMILMGSNVITIADAGFLMDYVPDIGIMYAPYLTDTYDEYFTLVDSPWFKKQMDAVAGHGFEIVTAKWIYGDRHLLANKAVKTPKDLSGLKIRTPNMKILSKTIEYMGGIPTPMPLGEVYPAIAQGVIDGAENPYPVLWGAKLYEKAKFLTPTAHVKNVSMWLGSHKYFASLPPEIAGYIREAAEKACLFVNENVKKDDIKAIENFRNAGVEIVEPDMEAFRKAVFPIYEELWGKELYEEVKKNMTK, encoded by the coding sequence ATGTTCGGAAAAATGACACGAATCGCTCTGTGCCTCGCCCTGGTTTTCACCCTTTTCGCGGGCGCACAGCAGGTTTTGGCGGCAGAGTACGAGATCAAGATCGCCTATGAGAACAACCCCGGCGAACCCACCGACGTGGGCGTCCAGGAATGGGCCCGGATCCTCAAGGAGATCAGCGGCGGCAAGGTCGAGGCGGTTCTGTACCCCAGCTCCCAGCTCGGCGCGAAGAAGGACGTCCTCGAGATGATCCTTATGGGAAGCAACGTGATCACCATCGCTGACGCCGGGTTCCTCATGGACTACGTGCCCGATATCGGCATCATGTATGCCCCCTACCTCACCGACACCTACGACGAGTATTTCACCCTCGTGGATTCGCCCTGGTTCAAGAAGCAGATGGACGCAGTGGCGGGCCACGGGTTCGAGATCGTCACCGCCAAGTGGATTTACGGCGACCGGCACCTTCTGGCCAACAAGGCCGTCAAGACACCCAAGGACCTTTCCGGGCTGAAGATCCGCACCCCCAACATGAAGATCCTCTCCAAGACCATCGAATACATGGGCGGCATCCCCACTCCCATGCCCCTCGGCGAAGTGTACCCCGCCATCGCCCAGGGCGTGATCGACGGCGCCGAGAACCCCTATCCCGTTCTGTGGGGCGCCAAGCTGTACGAGAAGGCCAAGTTCCTGACCCCCACGGCACACGTGAAGAACGTGTCCATGTGGCTGGGCAGCCACAAGTACTTTGCTTCCCTTCCCCCGGAGATTGCCGGATACATCAGGGAAGCCGCCGAGAAGGCCTGCCTCTTCGTGAACGAGAACGTGAAGAAGGACGACATCAAGGCCATCGAGAACTTCCGGAACGCCGGCGTGGAGATCGTGGAGCCCGATATGGAAGCCTTCAGGAAGGCCGTGTTCCCCATTTACGAAGAGCTTTGGGGCAAGGAGCTGTACGAAGAAGTCAAGAAGAACATGACGAAGTAG
- a CDS encoding UxaA family hydrolase, giving the protein MTFWTGFLRSDGSKGIRDWILVVHTVECSRFVAERIASGEDDVCCIGYEPCNDNDYAIRLLLALSRHPNAGGALFVGLGCEYTQPGRLAEVTAASGRPADWFFIQDTGGTATAVAEGKRRLAALRRRVERNRKPVPMGWQDLAVGCECGGSDATSGLAGNPLAGRFFDRLVDRGGTAVFEEMAELVGLLPELLRRAETPEAAEEIRAAYENMVRYCTSVRQYSISPGNFAGGLSTIEEKSCGAYAKSGTRPIRGVIRASERPPGKGLWLMDSLPDPHHMQFGYSNPHDTEGLMDLLSAGCQVLFFVTGRGSPVGAPLAPVVKITGNSGTFRKMEEDMDFDAGRILSGETGFDEAVLELESLVERICRGERSKSEILGHREYAIDCKFQDTGRPRRC; this is encoded by the coding sequence ATGACCTTCTGGACAGGGTTTCTGCGGTCCGACGGATCGAAGGGGATACGGGACTGGATTCTCGTCGTCCATACGGTGGAATGCTCCCGGTTCGTGGCGGAACGAATTGCCTCCGGAGAGGATGATGTCTGCTGCATCGGCTACGAGCCCTGCAACGACAACGATTACGCCATCCGCCTTCTGCTTGCGCTGTCACGCCACCCTAACGCCGGGGGCGCCCTGTTCGTGGGGCTTGGGTGCGAGTATACCCAGCCGGGACGGCTCGCGGAGGTCACTGCGGCCTCGGGACGGCCTGCGGACTGGTTTTTCATCCAGGACACGGGAGGCACGGCCACGGCGGTCGCCGAGGGAAAACGGAGGCTGGCGGCCCTGAGGAGGCGGGTGGAGAGGAACAGGAAACCCGTGCCCATGGGATGGCAGGACCTGGCGGTGGGGTGCGAGTGCGGCGGTTCGGACGCCACGAGCGGCCTTGCGGGCAACCCGCTGGCGGGGCGTTTTTTCGACAGGCTCGTGGACCGGGGAGGAACGGCCGTTTTCGAGGAAATGGCCGAACTCGTGGGACTCCTTCCGGAGCTTCTGCGGAGAGCGGAGACCCCGGAAGCGGCGGAGGAGATCAGGGCCGCCTACGAGAACATGGTGCGCTACTGCACGTCCGTCCGTCAGTATTCCATCTCCCCGGGAAACTTCGCCGGGGGGCTTTCCACCATAGAGGAGAAGAGCTGCGGCGCCTACGCCAAGTCCGGAACCCGCCCCATCCGGGGCGTGATCCGGGCTTCAGAGCGGCCTCCCGGAAAAGGGCTCTGGCTGATGGACAGCCTGCCCGATCCCCATCACATGCAGTTCGGGTACAGTAACCCCCACGACACCGAGGGGCTGATGGACCTTCTTTCGGCGGGATGCCAGGTGCTTTTTTTCGTGACTGGGCGGGGAAGCCCCGTGGGGGCGCCCCTGGCGCCTGTGGTGAAGATCACGGGGAACAGCGGCACCTTCCGGAAGATGGAGGAGGACATGGATTTCGATGCGGGGCGCATTCTTTCGGGAGAAACGGGCTTCGATGAAGCGGTCCTTGAACTGGAGAGCCTTGTGGAAAGAATCTGCCGGGGAGAGCGCTCGAAGAGCGAGATCCTGGGCCACAGGGAATATGCCATAGACTGCAAATTCCAGGATACCGGCCGTCCCCGGCGCTGCTGA
- a CDS encoding UxaA family hydrolase, translated as MKDILETTSGTGKDKDHIPALLLSETDDVATLLSSAEKGALVCIMSGGRVLRAADAIPLYHKIALRSVSRGETVLKYGVAIGRARQDIPAGAWVHLHNLESFLDEKSSSLDLHTGVDTGRQYE; from the coding sequence ATGAAAGATATACTGGAAACCACCAGCGGTACGGGCAAGGATAAAGACCACATTCCCGCCCTTCTTCTTTCGGAAACTGACGACGTGGCGACCCTTCTTTCTTCGGCTGAAAAGGGCGCCCTTGTCTGCATCATGTCCGGCGGCCGGGTTCTTCGGGCTGCTGATGCCATTCCCCTGTATCACAAAATTGCCCTCCGGTCCGTTTCCCGGGGTGAGACCGTCCTGAAGTACGGCGTGGCCATCGGCCGCGCCAGGCAGGACATTCCCGCCGGCGCCTGGGTCCACCTGCACAACCTCGAAAGCTTTCTCGACGAAAAATCGTCTTCCCTGGACCTTCATACGGGGGTGGATACGGGGAGGCAGTACGAATGA
- a CDS encoding acetamidase/formamidase family protein has protein sequence MSLEKGSGTVFVDRFTDGVLDPSKPMLGPVKDGGFIVANTAPGCWGPMITPELKGGHEVTVPVAVAGAEPGDAIAIRIKDVLVTSIATASGNDTTPDASRFKGDPYVAKQCPSCGAYHPKTVLEGIGQGAVRCASCGAEISPFAFTSGYTIVFDHERKLAVTLDKQGAEKVARDSQHYSAKPDHSIQNPILAFAPADLVGVATRMRPFLGQLGTTPSLPFPDSHNAGDFGAFLVGAPHEFAREKEELACRTDGHMDVNTVRAGAVLICPVKVPGGGVYVGDMHAFQGNGEIAGHTADVAGVVTLQVSVIKGLKIDGPVLLPVEEDLPHLAKPLTCAEKHALKSLAEKWGVAKMEEDAPVCFIGTGASMNEAIDNGLERASSVLDMPLPEVKNRATVAGAIEIGRAPGVVMVTFRCPVDRLERIGLMPFVKQQYSL, from the coding sequence ATGAGTCTCGAAAAAGGCTCAGGAACGGTGTTTGTGGACAGGTTCACCGACGGGGTGCTCGATCCTTCAAAGCCCATGCTCGGGCCGGTGAAGGACGGAGGTTTCATCGTGGCGAACACGGCGCCCGGGTGCTGGGGGCCCATGATCACGCCGGAGCTGAAAGGCGGCCACGAAGTGACGGTGCCGGTGGCGGTGGCGGGGGCTGAACCCGGCGACGCCATCGCCATAAGGATCAAGGACGTGCTGGTGACGTCCATCGCCACGGCGTCAGGGAACGACACCACGCCGGACGCGAGCCGGTTCAAAGGCGACCCCTACGTGGCCAAGCAGTGCCCCTCCTGCGGAGCCTATCATCCGAAGACGGTGCTGGAGGGAATCGGCCAGGGCGCCGTCCGGTGCGCCTCCTGCGGCGCCGAGATTTCCCCCTTCGCCTTCACCAGCGGCTACACCATCGTCTTCGACCACGAGCGGAAGCTGGCCGTGACCCTGGACAAGCAGGGAGCCGAGAAGGTGGCGAGGGACTCGCAGCATTACTCCGCCAAGCCGGATCATTCCATCCAGAATCCCATCCTCGCCTTCGCCCCGGCGGACCTCGTGGGGGTGGCGACCCGGATGCGCCCCTTCCTTGGCCAGCTTGGGACCACTCCGTCCCTGCCGTTCCCCGATTCCCACAACGCGGGAGACTTCGGCGCCTTCCTCGTGGGAGCTCCCCATGAGTTTGCCAGGGAAAAGGAGGAGCTCGCCTGCCGCACCGACGGTCACATGGACGTGAACACCGTCCGGGCCGGGGCGGTGCTCATCTGCCCCGTGAAGGTGCCGGGCGGGGGCGTCTATGTGGGTGACATGCACGCCTTCCAGGGAAACGGCGAGATCGCCGGGCACACCGCCGACGTGGCGGGAGTGGTGACCCTGCAGGTTTCCGTGATCAAGGGGCTGAAGATCGACGGTCCTGTCCTGCTGCCCGTGGAGGAGGACCTCCCCCATCTGGCGAAGCCCCTGACCTGCGCGGAGAAGCATGCCCTGAAATCGCTGGCGGAGAAGTGGGGCGTGGCGAAGATGGAGGAGGATGCCCCCGTCTGCTTCATCGGCACCGGGGCGTCCATGAACGAGGCCATCGACAACGGTTTGGAAAGAGCGTCCTCCGTACTGGACATGCCCCTGCCGGAGGTGAAGAACAGGGCCACCGTGGCCGGGGCCATCGAGATCGGCCGGGCACCGGGAGTAGTGATGGTGACCTTCCGCTGTCCGGTGGACAGGCTGGAGCGCATCGGCCTCATGCCCTTCGTGAAGCAGCAGTACAGCCTTTGA
- a CDS encoding nitroreductase family protein — MNDVLRAIMERRSIRKYSDRPVKREDIETVLQAGLYAPTGGDAEPWHFGVLSDREMIDALDEKARAAMRASGIDRIVAMGENPKYRIFFGAPVVIMIYGEKVLRKTGTHLSALADCSAAIQNMQLAAFSLGLGTCWIGLIRYLFPADRCMAPEGYDPLYAMTLGYSAGPEAIRPRSRREGTVTWF; from the coding sequence ATGAACGACGTACTGCGTGCAATCATGGAGCGGCGGAGCATACGAAAGTACAGCGACCGTCCCGTGAAGCGGGAGGATATCGAAACGGTCCTGCAGGCCGGGCTGTACGCCCCCACCGGCGGCGACGCCGAGCCGTGGCATTTCGGCGTGCTCAGCGACAGAGAAATGATCGACGCCCTTGACGAAAAGGCCCGGGCCGCCATGAGGGCATCAGGCATCGATCGGATCGTGGCCATGGGGGAAAACCCGAAATACAGGATCTTCTTCGGCGCCCCGGTGGTAATCATGATTTACGGTGAGAAAGTCCTCAGGAAGACGGGAACCCACCTCTCCGCCCTGGCCGACTGCAGCGCCGCCATACAGAACATGCAGCTCGCGGCCTTTTCGCTGGGACTGGGCACCTGCTGGATCGGCCTGATCCGCTACCTCTTCCCCGCCGACCGGTGCATGGCGCCGGAAGGGTACGATCCCCTCTATGCCATGACCCTGGGCTACTCCGCAGGCCCTGAGGCTATACGGCCCCGTTCGAGGCGGGAAGGGACGGTGACCTGGTTCTGA
- the mntA gene encoding type VII toxin-antitoxin system MntA family adenylyltransferase antitoxin yields the protein MQESRVQKLQMFFAGEENVRLAFLIGSFAAGTARPDSDVDVAVLFGRVPDYMDVLDLRDRLSDLMKREADLVVLNDAGPVIRMQVLKTGIRLRAEQGAYEEFFVRTVNEYDDLKQIRAPIEEAVLRKKIYA from the coding sequence ATGCAGGAAAGCAGAGTGCAGAAGCTCCAGATGTTCTTTGCGGGCGAAGAGAACGTCCGGCTCGCGTTCCTCATAGGCTCCTTCGCTGCGGGAACGGCCCGTCCCGACAGCGACGTGGATGTTGCCGTCCTCTTCGGCCGCGTTCCGGATTACATGGATGTTCTCGACCTCCGGGACAGGCTGTCCGACCTTATGAAGCGGGAGGCCGACCTGGTAGTGCTGAACGATGCCGGCCCCGTCATCCGCATGCAGGTACTGAAGACCGGCATCCGGCTCCGGGCGGAACAAGGAGCCTACGAAGAATTTTTCGTCCGCACAGTCAACGAGTATGACGACCTGAAGCAGATCCGCGCCCCTATCGAAGAGGCCGTGCTGAGGAAGAAAATCTATGCATGA
- the hepT gene encoding type VII toxin-antitoxin system HepT family RNase toxin, producing MHDKDIILAKVASIQRCLSRIKEVTSLDPGSLENIDIQDIFLLNLQRGIQAALDLAAHVVASEGLGLPERARDSFSLLKAAGILDGETASRMEKMTGFRNIAVHDYQSLNPDILKSILTYRLKDLEDFYSAVLRHFPCKR from the coding sequence ATGCATGACAAAGACATAATCCTGGCGAAAGTCGCCTCCATCCAGAGATGCCTGTCCAGGATAAAAGAAGTGACGTCTCTCGATCCGGGAAGCCTAGAAAATATCGACATCCAGGACATCTTTCTCCTCAACCTGCAGCGTGGAATCCAGGCCGCCCTTGACCTTGCGGCTCACGTGGTCGCATCGGAGGGGCTCGGCCTTCCGGAACGGGCGAGAGACAGCTTCTCCCTGCTGAAGGCGGCCGGAATTCTCGACGGGGAGACTGCCTCCAGGATGGAGAAGATGACCGGTTTCCGAAACATCGCCGTCCATGACTACCAGTCCCTGAATCCGGACATCCTCAAATCCATCCTGACGTACCGGCTGAAAGATCTCGAAGATTTCTATTCCGCCGTGCTCCGCCATTTCCCCTGCAAAAGATAA
- a CDS encoding PLP-dependent aminotransferase family protein, which translates to MILFELDENCGKPKSRQISDLLADRMKTGLLKPGDRLPSTRKLADLLRVHRSTVALAYQTLWSLGFVDLQRGSAPVVRSRAPLPEASERERESALDWDRVSSPATGDLYRHAPLRTVQRSPSPPRGWISFEYLRMDPRLFPMEHFRTCLGRAFREEGTSLLGYGDPRGHEGLREAIAARMGTHGISVTADEILITNGAQHALDLVLRMMAEPGKTVAVESPTYGDILPLLRHYGLNIAEIPLKEDGMDLDTLENICRKGPLHLVYTMPNFQNPTGITTDQPHRERLLDICSRFGVPLLEDAFEEEMKYSGRVVLPVKSMDTGHRVIYCGTFSKVLFPGARVGWLAAHPECIRRLAVLRRYGELSPPVLLQAALARFCSEGHFERHISRMHRVYRKRMQTALAALKRSISPEWAAWTRPDGGYLIWLSMAPSPPADWEDILASEKVSAAPGYTFYSSEPTGVHFRLSISSLDEEEIEEGIRRLGRAFGKVYERKG; encoded by the coding sequence ATGATCCTCTTTGAACTGGACGAAAACTGCGGGAAGCCCAAAAGCAGGCAGATCTCGGACCTCCTGGCGGACAGGATGAAAACCGGCCTCCTGAAACCCGGCGACCGGCTGCCCTCCACGAGAAAGCTCGCGGACCTGCTCCGGGTCCACCGCTCCACCGTCGCCCTGGCCTACCAGACCCTCTGGTCCCTGGGTTTTGTGGACCTGCAAAGGGGCTCCGCTCCCGTGGTGCGCAGCCGGGCGCCACTGCCGGAGGCTTCGGAACGGGAACGGGAAAGCGCCCTCGACTGGGACCGGGTCTCCTCCCCCGCCACAGGTGACCTGTACCGCCATGCCCCTCTCCGGACCGTTCAACGCAGCCCCTCTCCCCCCCGGGGCTGGATCTCCTTCGAATACTTGCGGATGGATCCCCGCCTTTTCCCGATGGAACACTTTCGGACCTGCCTCGGAAGAGCCTTCCGGGAAGAGGGAACCTCCCTGCTGGGGTACGGTGATCCCCGTGGCCATGAAGGCCTTCGGGAGGCAATCGCCGCCCGCATGGGAACCCACGGCATCTCCGTGACGGCGGACGAGATCCTCATCACCAACGGCGCCCAACACGCCCTCGACCTGGTGCTCCGCATGATGGCCGAACCCGGAAAAACAGTGGCCGTCGAATCCCCCACCTACGGCGACATCCTCCCGCTTCTCCGCCACTACGGCCTGAACATTGCCGAAATCCCCCTGAAGGAGGACGGCATGGACCTGGACACCCTGGAAAACATCTGCCGGAAGGGTCCCCTCCACCTGGTCTACACCATGCCGAACTTCCAGAACCCCACAGGGATCACCACGGACCAGCCCCACCGGGAGCGGCTGCTGGACATCTGTTCGCGCTTCGGGGTGCCCCTCCTGGAGGACGCCTTCGAGGAGGAAATGAAATACTCGGGCAGGGTGGTGCTTCCCGTCAAGTCCATGGACACCGGGCACCGGGTGATCTACTGCGGCACCTTTTCAAAGGTGCTCTTCCCCGGGGCCCGCGTCGGATGGCTGGCGGCCCACCCGGAATGCATCCGGCGCCTGGCCGTGCTCCGCCGGTACGGAGAGCTGTCGCCCCCGGTGCTGCTCCAGGCCGCCCTGGCCCGCTTCTGCTCCGAGGGGCATTTCGAACGGCACATCTCAAGGATGCACCGGGTCTACAGGAAACGGATGCAGACCGCCCTGGCCGCGCTGAAGCGCTCCATTTCCCCGGAATGGGCAGCCTGGACCCGGCCGGACGGAGGATACCTCATCTGGCTTTCCATGGCTCCCTCCCCGCCGGCGGACTGGGAGGACATCCTGGCGTCGGAAAAGGTCAGCGCCGCCCCGGGGTACACTTTCTACTCCTCGGAACCGACAGGGGTCCATTTCCGCCTCTCCATCTCGTCCCTGGACGAGGAGGAGATCGAAGAAGGCATCCGCAGGCTCGGAAGGGCCTTCGGCAAAGTCTACGAAAGGAAGGGATGA
- a CDS encoding aspartate aminotransferase family protein — protein sequence MKLWNTNPLHGIRLTGGRGSTVFDDRGTSYTDMWSGTWCNVLGYGHPRLARALGDQAGGLLQAGASFGTPEIDDALRQLADILPPELDRAVFLNSGSEAVELALKMAMAATGRQKIIAAEKGYYGGTIFALSISEPGRTATWLPKPGQVVRLPAPHCARCPSSPDCGGGNFPCLAALQETPPEEGAAAVIWEPVLGGGILVPPPGYGARLRELAAAQGALFISEEITTGMGRTGLWFGFSHENLVPDILVIGKALGGGLPVSAVVTTKEVEERAVSVLGRHVQSHQNTPLSGRIAAEVIGTLRDEGLVERSEKMGAMLLSGLKELQTRFPCIREVRGKGLMVGAELTPETAGRGPDMSKRLLEKGYIQDFHQLTSTFRLFPPFVITRDEMQGFLAAFGDVLGEME from the coding sequence ATGAAACTCTGGAACACGAACCCCCTGCACGGCATCCGCCTGACGGGAGGCAGGGGAAGCACGGTCTTCGACGATCGGGGCACAAGCTACACCGACATGTGGTCGGGCACATGGTGCAACGTCCTCGGGTACGGCCATCCACGGCTGGCCCGGGCCCTCGGGGACCAGGCAGGGGGGCTTCTGCAGGCGGGGGCATCCTTCGGGACTCCCGAGATCGACGACGCCCTCCGGCAGCTCGCCGACATTCTACCGCCGGAACTCGACCGGGCCGTTTTCCTCAACTCCGGCAGCGAGGCGGTGGAGCTGGCCCTCAAAATGGCCATGGCCGCCACGGGGAGGCAGAAAATCATCGCCGCGGAAAAGGGATACTACGGGGGCACGATCTTCGCCCTCTCCATCTCCGAACCGGGCCGGACGGCGACCTGGCTTCCGAAACCCGGCCAGGTCGTTCGCCTGCCTGCGCCCCACTGCGCCCGGTGCCCCTCTTCACCCGACTGCGGCGGAGGAAATTTTCCCTGCCTGGCCGCCCTTCAGGAAACGCCCCCGGAAGAAGGGGCGGCGGCGGTGATCTGGGAGCCCGTCCTCGGGGGAGGCATCCTCGTACCCCCTCCCGGCTACGGAGCCCGCCTCCGAGAACTGGCGGCCGCCCAGGGAGCCCTCTTCATCTCCGAGGAAATCACCACGGGCATGGGGCGGACAGGACTGTGGTTCGGCTTCTCCCATGAAAACCTGGTGCCGGACATCCTGGTCATCGGCAAGGCTCTCGGCGGCGGCCTGCCCGTCTCGGCGGTGGTCACCACGAAAGAGGTGGAAGAGCGGGCGGTTTCCGTTCTGGGGCGGCACGTCCAGTCCCACCAGAACACGCCCCTTTCAGGACGAATCGCCGCGGAGGTCATCGGTACCCTGCGGGACGAAGGCCTCGTGGAACGGTCGGAGAAAATGGGGGCAATGCTGCTCTCGGGGCTCAAAGAACTCCAGACCCGCTTCCCCTGCATCCGGGAGGTGCGGGGCAAGGGACTCATGGTCGGCGCGGAGCTCACCCCGGAAACCGCCGGAAGAGGGCCGGACATGTCCAAACGCCTGCTGGAAAAGGGCTATATCCAGGATTTCCACCAGCTGACGTCCACCTTCCGCCTCTTTCCACCCTTCGTCATCACAAGGGACGAAATGCAGGGCTTCCTGGCGGCATTCGGGGACGTGCTCGGTGAAATGGAGTGA
- a CDS encoding ketopantoate reductase family protein, with protein sequence MKIAVFGIGGVGGFVGGALAKSHAETCFFARGENLEAIRAKGLRVESSVLGDFVARPKRASDRAEEFGIMDAVFVCCKGYSLKEACGAISPVVGPETAVIPLLNGVIVSDIMEPLLPPCILADGTIRVFSRLEKPGHIIQSMEMCSIAFGMKDGSRPARLDELASVLNTAGIRTAVSENILVDSWSKYALMCGNSVMFCYYDGPAGTVREDPHHESVLRAVTGELVAVAAAKGVTLPADTADKAAAFFSKMEPDAMSSLYRDLSSGKPVNQTELDHIIGRMVEMGRQTGVPTPYHRIAYERFASRQD encoded by the coding sequence ATGAAAATCGCAGTGTTCGGAATCGGCGGTGTCGGGGGGTTCGTAGGGGGCGCGCTGGCGAAAAGCCATGCCGAAACCTGCTTCTTCGCCCGGGGGGAAAACCTGGAGGCAATCCGTGCGAAGGGGCTGAGGGTCGAATCCTCGGTGCTTGGTGATTTTGTGGCCCGGCCGAAACGTGCTTCCGACAGGGCTGAAGAGTTCGGCATAATGGACGCCGTTTTTGTTTGCTGCAAGGGATACAGCCTGAAAGAGGCCTGCGGGGCGATCTCCCCCGTGGTGGGCCCCGAAACGGCGGTGATCCCGCTGCTCAACGGAGTCATCGTCTCCGACATCATGGAGCCGCTGCTGCCCCCCTGCATCCTTGCCGACGGGACGATCCGCGTGTTCAGCCGCCTGGAGAAACCGGGGCACATCATCCAAAGCATGGAAATGTGCAGTATCGCCTTCGGCATGAAGGACGGCAGCAGACCGGCACGGCTGGATGAACTCGCCTCTGTGCTCAACACCGCAGGCATCAGGACGGCAGTATCAGAGAATATCCTTGTGGACAGCTGGTCCAAGTATGCCCTGATGTGCGGCAACAGTGTGATGTTTTGCTACTACGACGGCCCCGCAGGCACGGTGCGCGAGGACCCGCATCATGAAAGCGTGCTTCGGGCCGTAACGGGCGAACTGGTCGCGGTGGCGGCCGCAAAGGGAGTAACGCTGCCGGCGGATACGGCGGACAAAGCGGCGGCTTTTTTTTCAAAGATGGAGCCGGACGCCATGTCCTCTCTCTACCGGGACCTCAGCAGCGGCAAACCGGTGAACCAGACCGAACTCGACCATATCATCGGAAGAATGGTGGAGATGGGACGGCAGACCGGCGTGCCCACCCCGTACCACAGGATTGCCTACGAACGGTTTGCCTCACGGCAGGATTAA